In the genome of Neodiprion pinetum isolate iyNeoPine1 chromosome 2, iyNeoPine1.2, whole genome shotgun sequence, one region contains:
- the LOC138190371 gene encoding CCHC-type zinc finger nucleic acid binding protein-like: protein MSLTTPGYAHQPAPRTEPRPYTQALDPNTCSAGHVDALPSSCQFCNHLGHSVTECYRLQSERYCTKCRRMGHFHNECNINQELHCDNCNRRGHTVDRCRSSPRINQSNAGSDKHLNGNIARGENAPASNANNSVPIFKLYPHNSFS, encoded by the coding sequence aTGTCATTGACAACACCTGGTTACGCTCATCAACCAGCACCTCGTACCGAGCCCAGACCTTACACCCAAGCGCTCGATCCGAACACCTGTTCTGCTGGCCACGTTGATGCTCTGCCCAGCAGttgtcaattttgtaaccacTTGGGTCACTCCGTCACGGAATGTTACCGTCTGCAAAGTGAAAGATATTGTACCAAATGTCGCAGAATGGGCCACTTCCACAATGAATGCAACATAAACCAAGAACTACACTGCGACAATTGTAATCGCAGAGGCCACACAGTAGACAGATGTAGATCCTCTCCGCGTATTAATCAAAGCAATGCAGGCTCAGATAAACATTTGAACGGGAACATTGCCCGCGGGGAGAACGCGCCAGCGAGCAATGCAAATAATAGCGTTCCGATCTTCAAGTTATATCCTCATAACAGCTTTAGCTGA